CGTCCTGGCCGGCAGCATCCCGGCGGGGGGTCACTTCCTCCTCGAGCGCACGGACGACAACACGGTGCCGGGCATCGCGGCCGACCAGATCTTCACCGGCGCTCTGGAGAACACCGGTGAGATCCTCTCCTTGAGGGACGCCACCGGTGGGCTTCAGGATTTCGTCAATGCCTGGCATGCCGGGAACAGCACGACGCGCCAGACGATGCAGCGTGTCGACCCGCTCCAGCCCGGCGACCTCGCTTCCAACTGGACGAACGGGCCCGTCGACGGCACGCCGATGAACTCCGGCGGCTCGGGGGGCGTCTGCGACCCTCCGACCCGGAGAGTGGACTGCCGGCCGGGACCGCCGTTCCAGCTTCGCGTCGGCGGACCGGTGGCGATCAACGAGCTCATGATCAACCCCGCGGCCGTCCTCGATGCGTCGGGCGAATACGTGGAGATCTACAACTCCGGCCCGAGCCCCGTCGACCTGCAGGGATGGACGCTGCGCGATGACGGCTCCGACTTCTACACCATCCCATCCGGCGCCGCGGTTCTTGTCCAGCCGGGAGGCTTCCTCGTCATCGCGGCGCAGGCCGACGCGGCGCACAACGGCGGATTCACGGCGGATCTCGCGTGGAGCGGTTTCAACCTGTCGAACAGCGGCGATGAAGTCGTCCTGGTGGACCGAACCGGAGTCGAGCAGGATCGCATCGGGTACACCGGGTCCCCCTTCACGGACGGCTCGGGAGGATCGCTCGAGAGAGTCAGTCCCCGGCTCCCCACCTCGGATCCGCTCTCCTGGGAGGTCGCCCGATCGAGCTTCGGTCTGGGGGATCGGGGCACGCCGGGACGCGTCAATGCGCTCCAGTCGAGGCGATACGTGCTCCGTGGCACGCTGGTGACCATGGACGAGACGCTCCCCGAGGCGGACCAGGTCTTCCCGGGCACCCTCTACCTCCAGGGGAACCGGATTCTGGATCTCCTCGCCGAGGGAGAGCCGTTGCCGGCGGACGCGGCGGGGGCCCCGATCATCGCGACGGGGGCGCTCATCTTTCCCGGCCTGATGAACATCCACGACCACATCACGTTCAACACGACCCCCGCCTGGGATGTCCCGTCCCTGATGCAGGACGTCTCCGACTGGACGTCCCTGGACGGATACCGCCAGAACGTGCGGTATCCGCACGACCTCCTGACGGAGGCGAATTACTACGACCTCCTGCCCGAGGTCGGGAAGTACGCCGAGGTCAAGGCGCTGGCGGCCGGGACCACGACGGAGCAGGGGAGCTTTCCGCTCTCGGCCGGTTTCAGCGGGCATCTGGCACGCAACGTCGATGTCGCGAATTTCGGCGTCGATCGCATCCGGCAGCGGTCCCTCTCCATACTGGATTCGACGTTCCAGACCTCGGAGGCGCCCGCTCTCGTCGCGGACATGGAAGCGGGCGGCGTCGACGTCTGGCTGGTGCATCTCGGCGAAGGCACCGCCGAGGACGCCGTGCTGGAGTTTCCGGTGCTGAAGAACGCCTGCCTGCTGCGCTCGGAGACGGTGATCATCCACGGCTCGGCGCTCGCCCCGTCGGAGCTCGACGACCTCGCCGCGGCCGGCGCCAAGCTGGTGATCGCGCCGACCAGCAACTACCTGTACTACGGCGCCACCGCCGACGTGCCGGGGGCCGTGCAGCGAGGCATCCCGGTCTCTCTCAGCACCGACTGGAGCCCCGCGGGGGACAAAAACCTCCTGGCCTCGCTGAAAAGCCTCGCGCTGATCAACGAGACCGTGTGGGCCGGTGCCCTGACCGACCGCGACATGGTCGACATGGTCACCACGAACCCGGCGCGCGCCCTCAACTGGTGCCGCCAGGTCGGCAGCCTGCGCGCGGGGATGGTCGCGGATATCGCCATCATCGCCGGCGATCCGGCCCGGGCATTCCGCGCGCCGATCGAGGCCACCGAGGAGGACATCCTGCTGACCGTGGTCGACGGAGATCCCCTCTACGGCCGGCCGGACTGGATGGCGCAGCTCAAGCCCGGCGACTACGAGACCGTCGGGAGCCTCTGCGGCTTCCAGGCCGCGCTCGACGTGACCGATCCGGGTGTGCCGGGCGGCTCCGAGCTGTTCTCCGACATCCGGGGCCTGCTCGCGGCGGCGTCGGCCTCCGACTTCCAGCACATGAAGGCGAATTTTCAGGACCCCGCCGTGGCCGGGATGACCGATGCGGAGTTCCAGGCCTATCTCGACGCCCGCTTCCCGCTGGGGATCATCCCGCGACCGCTCGATCCGCTCTGGATCATCGACGATGCGGACTACTTCGACGGCCTGAGGAATCCATCGAACGTCAGCGCGCTCGACCCCGCCGCCACACTGGACATCTCGGCCTGGTGGGATGTCGACGGCGATGCGGCGCTCAATGCCTGTGACAATTGCCCCGACCTCGCCAACCCGGGCCAGGGGCCGGTGGTGTTCGGAGGGAGCATCCTCGCCACGGACGCGGCCACGTTCTCGTGGAGCGTGCCGACCGACGTGAAGTTCGTGCGGGGTGATCTGGGCTCGGTCTCGGGCTATCCGGTCGACCGGGTGGGAGAGCTCTCCCACGCGACGTCCCTGACGGACGCGACCTCGCCCGCTGCCGGCTCCGGCTTCTACTATCTGGTCCGACCCGGGGGGACCTGCCTCGTGGGGAGCTGGCAGACCATCTTGGGGGCCGAGCCCGGCCGGGATGCCGTTCTGCCGTGAATCCTGTCAGCGGGACGAATAGATGATCGGCATCTCTCGCGCCGAGCGGGACGACGCGAACTCACCGTCCGCCGGGGCATCCGATTCGCTGACGGCCTTGCAGGCGAAGATCCTCAGGGTGGTCGGCAGCGGCACGACGGGGCCGAGCTTGCGCAGGATGCTCAGGATGTTGCGGCGGATGTCATCGACCTGATCGGTGCCCAGGGCATCGTGGATGACCTTCCCCACGTAGAGGTCCTCGCCGATCCGGCAGAGCCGCAGGAAGGTCGAATCATCGCTGGAGACGTATTTCTGGTCGGCAACGCCCAGGGTCTCGAGCAGCCTGCGCATCCCGCTGGAGGCCTTGAATCCGATGAAGATCGGCTCGTCGATCAGAAGTTCCAGCATGAGAATGTCCCTTCGGCCGCCCGAACCCCAAGTGCAGCGGCGACTGACACAGGTCGTTCGTTGTATGGGCTGTAATCGTTCCCATTCACGATAGTCTGCCAGACCGCGACAAGTCAAGCCAATTCGGGAGAGTTCCCTTACTTCCCCTTGAGCACGAGGGTCCAGGAGCCGGTCTTCCCGAAGTTGTCGGACACCAGGATCCCCTCGCCGCCGGCAACATAAACGTACTTTCCATCGGCGCTGCAGGCGACCGCGGCATCGCCGGTCTCGGACGCCCAGCGAAGCTTGTCCTTGAAGTCGGCCTGCGCCTTCTGGGCGTACAGGCCGCTGCCGAAAAACGCCTGGGCGCTCAGGATGACCGCCGCCGTGACGGCGACGGCGAGGAACCAGCGCCGGATGGACCAGCGCGCGATCGGACTGGCTGCATTCTGATGCATCGTACCCTCCATCGTGACTCTCGATTCGACTCGCCACTCGGCGGCCGCACCGTGCGGCCCCCTTCAAGATAGGTTTTCTGCGGTGGACAGTCCAGACGAGGAGCCCCGGGAATTCACAGCTTCAGTTCAACCCTCCTCGACCAGCCTTAGTCAAGGCCCAAGCTTCGCGAGCCCACAGTGCTTGCGGACGCTCTCCGACGTGGCCCGTTTCGTGGCTCCCATGAGAGGTGAGCGCAGAGATCCGAGTGCAGGCCGGCTGGGGCGGTTCACCCGGCAAGACGACGAGGGCGTGTGAGCTTAACCTTGCGCCGTTTCCAGGACGGCCCGGAAGCGCACCGTTCCCCTGGTCATCGCGTCGAGGGCGCGGCCGGCGTCCTTCAGCGGGAATTTTTCGATCATCGGGCGGACGCCGCGCTTCACCGCGAACGCCATGGCGTCGGTCGAGTCGGACGCCGTCCCGGAGGACCAGCCCTGGATCCGGGCGTCGCGGGAGAGCAGGTCGATCACGCCGACCTGGATCGGCTCGAACGGCGCCGCGACGATCAGGAGGCACCCTTCGAGGCCGAGACCGGGCACGAGCGCCGAGATCGATCCGGCGTGCGGCGCGGTGGCGAGGATCACCCTGGCCCCGCCGAGCTTCGCCATCGTGGCGGCGAAGTCCGGCCGGGTCGAGTCCACGTAGTGATGGGCGCCCAGCTTGCGGGCGAACTCTTCCTTGCCGGTCCCCCGGGAGATGGCCACCACCTCGAAGCCCATGGCGCGGGCGTACTGCAGGCCCAGATGGCCGAGGCCGCCGAGGCCGTGGACGGCGACGAGGTCGCCCGGTCTCGCGCCTGAATGGCGCAGCGCGTTGAAGGTCGTCACGCCGGCGCAGAGGAGCGGGGCGGCCTCGGCGAAGTCCAGCCCCTCGGGGATTCGCGCCAAGGCGACTTCGGGCGCGAGGAGATGGTCCTGATAGCCACCGTCGAAGGAGATTCCCGTGATCCGCGCGTTCCTGCAGTGGATGAACCGCCCGGTCAGGCAGACGTCGCAGGTTCCGTCGTGCCCTCCGTGCCAGCCCAGCCCGACCCGGTCACCGACGCGGAACCGCTCGGCGCCCGCGCCCAGGGCGTCCACCACGCCGGCCACCTCGTGGCCCGGGACGCGCGGCAGCTGAAGGCCGGGCCAGAGACCGTGGGTGACCAGTTGATCGCTGTGGCACACGCCGCAGGCACGGACCCTGATGCGGACCTGACCCCGCCCTGGATCGGGCCGGCCGCGCTCCTCGAGGAGAAGCGGCGATTGCGGAGTGCGAACGACCATCGCCTGCATGCGAGTGGCGCCGGGAAAGGCTTCTCGGTCTTCCTTTATTTATTCCGGGAAATCGTCATCCTGCCGCGGCTGGGGGCCGGGTCGGATGCCGGCAATGTCCGGATCTTCGCCCGGGGCCAGCGGAGTGTCTTCCGGACGCTCCTGCTTCTTCTGGAGGCGGCGGGCCGCCTTGTCCTGTTGTTTCTGCTGCCGCGCTATTTCCTTCTGACGTTTCTT
This window of the Candidatus Polarisedimenticolia bacterium genome carries:
- a CDS encoding lamin tail domain-containing protein: MLSAPPRHAVDFPLAAIPLVVLMLLPFCAGDAAAQETPSLQVALNEIAWMGTTTSATDEWIELVNNTSAAISLAGWTLTAADGTPSIVLAGSIPAGGHFLLERTDDNTVPGIAADQIFTGALENTGEILSLRDATGGLQDFVNAWHAGNSTTRQTMQRVDPLQPGDLASNWTNGPVDGTPMNSGGSGGVCDPPTRRVDCRPGPPFQLRVGGPVAINELMINPAAVLDASGEYVEIYNSGPSPVDLQGWTLRDDGSDFYTIPSGAAVLVQPGGFLVIAAQADAAHNGGFTADLAWSGFNLSNSGDEVVLVDRTGVEQDRIGYTGSPFTDGSGGSLERVSPRLPTSDPLSWEVARSSFGLGDRGTPGRVNALQSRRYVLRGTLVTMDETLPEADQVFPGTLYLQGNRILDLLAEGEPLPADAAGAPIIATGALIFPGLMNIHDHITFNTTPAWDVPSLMQDVSDWTSLDGYRQNVRYPHDLLTEANYYDLLPEVGKYAEVKALAAGTTTEQGSFPLSAGFSGHLARNVDVANFGVDRIRQRSLSILDSTFQTSEAPALVADMEAGGVDVWLVHLGEGTAEDAVLEFPVLKNACLLRSETVIIHGSALAPSELDDLAAAGAKLVIAPTSNYLYYGATADVPGAVQRGIPVSLSTDWSPAGDKNLLASLKSLALINETVWAGALTDRDMVDMVTTNPARALNWCRQVGSLRAGMVADIAIIAGDPARAFRAPIEATEEDILLTVVDGDPLYGRPDWMAQLKPGDYETVGSLCGFQAALDVTDPGVPGGSELFSDIRGLLAAASASDFQHMKANFQDPAVAGMTDAEFQAYLDARFPLGIIPRPLDPLWIIDDADYFDGLRNPSNVSALDPAATLDISAWWDVDGDAALNACDNCPDLANPGQGPVVFGGSILATDAATFSWSVPTDVKFVRGDLGSVSGYPVDRVGELSHATSLTDATSPAAGSGFYYLVRPGGTCLVGSWQTILGAEPGRDAVLP
- a CDS encoding alcohol dehydrogenase catalytic domain-containing protein; this encodes MQAMVVRTPQSPLLLEERGRPDPGRGQVRIRVRACGVCHSDQLVTHGLWPGLQLPRVPGHEVAGVVDALGAGAERFRVGDRVGLGWHGGHDGTCDVCLTGRFIHCRNARITGISFDGGYQDHLLAPEVALARIPEGLDFAEAAPLLCAGVTTFNALRHSGARPGDLVAVHGLGGLGHLGLQYARAMGFEVVAISRGTGKEEFARKLGAHHYVDSTRPDFAATMAKLGGARVILATAPHAGSISALVPGLGLEGCLLIVAAPFEPIQVGVIDLLSRDARIQGWSSGTASDSTDAMAFAVKRGVRPMIEKFPLKDAGRALDAMTRGTVRFRAVLETAQG